One Nocardioidaceae bacterium SCSIO 66511 genomic window carries:
- a CDS encoding DoxX family membrane protein, whose amino-acid sequence MSHTVLEPPRQRSSNQVRNPLERAVDLLAGWLNKHSITALRVSLGITFLAFGVLKFFPGVSPAEDLSIDTIDKLTFGMISGSVALLLTAVTETVIGLTLTSGRFLRVGLVVLAGALVGIMSPLVLFPGELFADGPTLTAQYVFKDIVLAAAGLVVGAYALGGRLRSR is encoded by the coding sequence ATGTCACACACCGTTCTCGAGCCGCCGCGACAGCGTTCGTCGAACCAGGTACGAAACCCGCTCGAGCGGGCAGTTGACCTGCTCGCCGGATGGCTCAACAAGCACAGCATCACCGCCCTGCGCGTGAGCCTCGGCATCACGTTCCTGGCGTTCGGCGTACTGAAGTTCTTCCCCGGCGTCAGCCCTGCCGAGGACCTATCGATCGACACGATCGACAAGCTGACGTTCGGCATGATCTCCGGCTCGGTGGCGTTGCTGCTCACCGCCGTCACCGAGACCGTCATCGGTTTGACTCTGACGTCCGGACGCTTCCTGCGCGTCGGTCTCGTCGTCCTCGCCGGTGCACTCGTCGGCATCATGTCGCCGCTCGTGCTGTTTCCGGGAGAGCTCTTCGCCGACGGGCCGACTCTCACCGCGCAGTACGTGTTCAAGGACATCGTGCTGGCGGCAGCCGGACTGGTCGTCGGGGCGTACGCTCTCGGCGGTCGACTGCGCAGCCGGTGA
- a CDS encoding sugar kinase — MRSLVTVGETMARLSTPYVGRLRHVRSLDLGIAGAESNVAIGFARLGGDASWTGRVGEDEFGALVESTIRGQGVRTRAVHDRDAPTGLMLKEHRSADLSNVVYYRDRSAGSRLAPDDLDEAAIASADVVHLTGITAALSTTALEAVHSAAAAARSRSTALSFDLNYRAALWSPADASKTLRRLVETADIVFATEDEARLIVDGADTAELARALAALGPAEVVIKRAERGSTAVIDDELLESPAVPVTAIDPVGAGDAFAAGYLYERTNHADPERRLVTASRAGAYAVTVDGDWEGSPTYDELGALAAGGGTVIR, encoded by the coding sequence ATGAGGTCCCTGGTCACCGTCGGCGAGACGATGGCGCGACTGAGCACACCGTACGTAGGCCGGCTGCGGCACGTACGCTCGCTCGATCTGGGCATCGCGGGCGCGGAGTCCAACGTCGCCATCGGTTTCGCCCGGCTAGGTGGCGACGCATCCTGGACCGGCCGCGTCGGGGAGGACGAGTTCGGCGCGCTGGTCGAGTCGACGATCCGCGGGCAAGGAGTTCGTACCCGAGCAGTGCACGATCGAGACGCACCCACAGGCCTGATGCTCAAGGAACATCGGTCCGCCGATCTGAGCAATGTCGTGTACTACCGGGATCGAAGCGCCGGAAGCCGGCTCGCGCCCGACGACCTCGACGAGGCCGCGATCGCGTCCGCCGACGTCGTCCATCTGACCGGCATCACCGCTGCGCTGAGTACGACCGCACTCGAGGCAGTGCACTCTGCCGCTGCGGCCGCGCGATCCCGGAGCACGGCGCTGTCCTTCGATCTGAACTACCGTGCCGCGCTGTGGTCGCCCGCCGACGCATCGAAGACGCTGCGACGGCTGGTCGAGACCGCCGACATCGTCTTCGCAACCGAGGATGAGGCGCGCCTGATCGTCGACGGAGCCGACACCGCCGAACTCGCTCGTGCCCTTGCCGCGCTCGGCCCGGCCGAGGTCGTGATCAAGCGGGCGGAGCGCGGCAGCACCGCGGTCATCGATGACGAGCTCCTCGAGTCGCCCGCGGTACCCGTGACGGCGATCGATCCGGTCGGCGCCGGTGACGCATTCGCCGCCGGCTACTTGTACGAACGGACGAACCACGCCGATCCCGAACGCCGCTTGGTCACCGCCTCGCGTGCCGGGGCGTACGCCGTCACCGTCGACGGCGACTGGGAAGGCTCTCCGACGTACGACGAACTCGGCGCGTTGGCCGCGGGCGGGGGCACTGTGATCCGCTGA
- a CDS encoding 1,4-alpha-glucan branching protein has protein sequence MAIIHRAELRPTKLEMLSDWLPSRPWYPSVREQLASVGAYRFDDPAGDVGIETLLVSTGDGHVIQMPLTYRHAPLDGAEDGLIATMEHSVLGRRWVYDACSDPVYLAAIAAAIAGFRAQADELVEGADGPTAREQTARVTGSGDAVAIPAGLSVGDLAYADEGDVTVCRTPSAELRVRHLPVRADGAADGPCLTGTWRGQEDPVVLVTASRV, from the coding sequence GTGGCCATCATCCATCGCGCTGAACTTCGTCCCACCAAGCTCGAGATGCTCTCGGACTGGCTGCCGAGCCGGCCGTGGTACCCGTCGGTGCGAGAACAGCTTGCTTCGGTCGGAGCGTACAGATTCGACGATCCGGCAGGCGACGTCGGCATCGAAACCCTGCTGGTGAGTACGGGCGATGGGCACGTAATCCAGATGCCGTTGACGTATCGCCACGCACCGCTGGACGGAGCAGAAGACGGGCTCATCGCGACGATGGAGCATTCGGTACTCGGCAGGCGCTGGGTGTATGACGCCTGCAGCGACCCGGTGTACCTCGCCGCAATCGCCGCCGCGATAGCAGGGTTTCGCGCGCAGGCCGATGAGCTGGTCGAAGGTGCAGACGGCCCTACTGCGCGCGAGCAGACCGCGCGCGTCACAGGCAGTGGTGACGCGGTTGCGATACCTGCGGGGCTATCCGTCGGCGACCTCGCCTATGCGGACGAGGGAGACGTGACGGTGTGCCGTACGCCGAGCGCTGAACTGCGCGTACGACATCTGCCGGTACGCGCCGATGGCGCTGCCGACGGGCCGTGTCTCACGGGTACGTGGCGCGGCCAGGAGGATCCCGTCGTCCTCGTCACGGCATCGCGAGTCTGA
- a CDS encoding ATP-binding cassette domain-containing protein, translated as MIRARGLVQTFHTRQGKDKTEVRAVDGVDIEVEEGEVVGFLGPNGAGKTTTLRMLTTLLKPTAGEATVAGYDVVREAQDVRRSIGYVSQAGGTFSAARAGEEVMDHGMLYGRTKAEVEKRGKELFEQLQLDGLWTRMPKNMSGGQKRRLDIVMGLIHDPTLVFLDEPTTGLDPQARANLWQHIADLRTRRGATVFLTTHYLDEADALSDRILIIDRGQIVAADTAENLKAQVAGDLIDLEVSDPDQLTVAAEKLGTIAEPPRDGHPGVEIEDQHVRGRVQRAGRVTPGLLRDLDQSGITLDSIEVHRPTLDDVFLTLTGRSLRDAEDAAEAADKSHAGDADSEDALMTGADQ; from the coding sequence GTGATACGTGCCCGTGGACTCGTACAGACGTTCCACACCCGACAAGGCAAAGACAAGACCGAGGTACGCGCGGTCGACGGCGTCGACATCGAGGTCGAGGAGGGCGAGGTCGTCGGATTCCTCGGCCCGAACGGCGCAGGCAAGACGACCACGCTGCGAATGCTCACCACGTTGCTGAAGCCGACGGCCGGAGAGGCGACTGTCGCCGGGTACGACGTCGTGCGTGAAGCGCAGGACGTTCGCCGCAGCATCGGCTACGTCTCGCAGGCGGGTGGTACGTTCAGCGCGGCGCGCGCGGGCGAAGAGGTCATGGACCACGGCATGTTGTACGGGCGTACGAAGGCCGAGGTCGAGAAGCGCGGCAAGGAGCTGTTCGAGCAGTTGCAGCTCGACGGTCTGTGGACCCGCATGCCGAAGAACATGTCAGGTGGGCAGAAGCGCCGCCTCGACATCGTGATGGGCCTCATTCACGATCCGACTCTGGTCTTCCTCGACGAGCCGACCACGGGCCTCGATCCGCAGGCGAGGGCGAACCTGTGGCAGCACATCGCCGACCTTCGTACCCGCCGTGGCGCGACGGTCTTTCTCACCACGCACTACCTCGACGAGGCCGATGCGTTGAGCGACCGCATCCTGATCATCGACCGTGGTCAGATCGTCGCGGCCGACACCGCCGAGAACCTCAAGGCCCAGGTCGCGGGTGACCTGATCGATCTCGAGGTCAGCGATCCCGACCAGCTCACCGTCGCGGCCGAGAAGCTCGGCACGATCGCCGAGCCACCGAGAGACGGGCATCCGGGCGTCGAGATCGAGGACCAACACGTACGCGGACGCGTGCAGCGCGCCGGCCGGGTGACTCCCGGCTTGTTACGTGACCTCGACCAGTCGGGCATCACCCTGGACTCGATCGAGGTGCATCGTCCGACGCTCGACGACGTCTTCTTGACGCTCACGGGGCGTTCGCTCCGCGATGCCGAGGATGCCGCCGAGGCGGCCGATAAGAGCCACGCCGGCGATGCAGATTCCGAGGACGCCCTGATGACGGGAGCAGACCAGTGA
- a CDS encoding sodium-dependent transporter: MTASTDGIPAEEKKRGAFSSRRVFILAAIGSAVGLGNIWRFPYVAYDNGGGAFMIPYIVALLTAGLPFLMLDYGLGHRNRGSAPLSFARISRKGEPLGWWQVAICFVIAIYYAAIIGWAAVYAIFSIDKSWGSDPATYFSADFLEGGDPGISMDFVSGLLIPLVLVWVVLLVIMAMGVQKGIGMLSVIFIPVLVVAFVALVVQALFLDGAGEGLNALFTPDWGALKNTEVWIAAYGQIFFSLSVGFGIMITYSAYVDRRENMTGSGLVVGFANSGFELLAGIGVFAALGFIASSTGGDPGEAAQDGGIGLAFIAFPTIINEAPAGALLGVLFFVSLVIAGITSLMSVIEVVIASVRDKFELPRIAAVLVVGVPAAVASILLFSTTTSLYSLDIIDNFINQFGILLVAVVSMLALAWGFRVVPALAEHLNRNGSLKLGFVWRGLVSVITPAALIWVLVDQFRKNLETTYGDGDYPDWMVNTLGWGVAGGVIVVGLLATLVPWRRQTSLEVPAEAPIEQPKEDA, encoded by the coding sequence ATGACAGCCAGCACCGACGGAATCCCCGCCGAAGAGAAGAAGCGCGGCGCGTTTTCGAGTCGCCGGGTGTTCATCCTCGCCGCGATCGGCTCGGCCGTCGGTCTCGGCAACATCTGGCGCTTCCCGTACGTCGCGTACGACAACGGCGGCGGGGCATTCATGATCCCGTACATCGTTGCGTTGTTGACCGCTGGGCTTCCGTTCCTGATGCTCGACTACGGCCTGGGTCACCGCAACCGCGGCTCGGCGCCGCTGTCGTTCGCTCGCATCAGTCGCAAGGGTGAGCCGCTCGGCTGGTGGCAGGTGGCGATCTGTTTCGTCATTGCCATCTATTACGCGGCGATCATCGGCTGGGCCGCGGTGTATGCGATCTTCTCGATCGACAAGTCCTGGGGCAGCGATCCGGCGACGTACTTCAGCGCCGACTTCCTCGAGGGTGGCGATCCCGGCATCTCGATGGACTTCGTCAGCGGTCTGCTGATCCCGCTCGTGCTCGTTTGGGTCGTCCTCCTGGTGATCATGGCGATGGGGGTGCAGAAGGGCATCGGGATGCTCTCGGTCATCTTCATCCCGGTCCTGGTGGTCGCCTTCGTCGCGCTCGTGGTCCAGGCGTTGTTCCTCGACGGAGCTGGTGAGGGCCTCAACGCGCTTTTCACACCCGACTGGGGTGCGCTGAAGAACACCGAGGTCTGGATCGCGGCCTACGGCCAGATCTTCTTCTCGCTCTCGGTCGGCTTCGGCATCATGATCACCTACTCCGCGTACGTCGATCGTCGCGAGAACATGACCGGCTCCGGCCTCGTCGTCGGGTTCGCCAACTCCGGATTCGAGCTGCTCGCCGGCATCGGCGTCTTCGCGGCACTTGGATTCATCGCATCGTCGACGGGTGGAGATCCGGGCGAGGCAGCCCAAGACGGCGGCATCGGTCTCGCGTTCATCGCGTTCCCGACGATCATCAACGAGGCACCCGCCGGTGCGCTGCTCGGAGTTCTCTTCTTCGTCTCCCTCGTCATCGCCGGCATCACCTCGCTGATGTCGGTGATCGAGGTCGTCATCGCGTCCGTGCGCGATAAGTTCGAGCTCCCGCGGATTGCGGCGGTGCTCGTGGTCGGCGTACCTGCCGCGGTCGCGAGCATCCTGTTGTTCAGTACGACGACGAGCCTCTACTCGCTCGACATCATCGACAACTTCATCAACCAGTTCGGCATCCTGCTGGTCGCGGTCGTCAGCATGCTGGCGCTGGCGTGGGGTTTCCGCGTCGTACCGGCACTCGCCGAACATCTCAACCGCAACGGCTCCCTCAAACTCGGCTTCGTGTGGCGAGGGCTGGTCTCGGTGATCACGCCGGCCGCGCTGATCTGGGTGTTGGTGGACCAGTTCCGGAAGAACCTCGAGACCACGTACGGCGACGGTGATTATCCGGATTGGATGGTCAACACGCTCGGTTGGGGCGTCGCCGGAGGCGTGATCGTCGTCGGGCTGCTGGCGACGCTCGTGCCCTGGCGACGACAGACATCGCTCGAGGTGCCGGCAGAGGCGCCGATCGAGCAGCCGAAGGAGGACGCATGA
- the argG gene encoding argininosuccinate synthase — protein MSKVLTSLPVGERVGIAFSGGLDTSVAVAWMREKGAVPCTYTADIGQYDESDIASIPGRATEYGSEVSRLVDCRAALVEEGLAALTCGAFHLRASGRTYFNTTPLGRAVTGTMLVRAMLEDDVQVWGDGSTFKGNDIERFYRYGLLANPALRIYKPWLDAEFVHELGGRTEMSEWLTARDLPYRDSTEKAYSTDANIWGATHEAKALEHLNAGMEIVDPIMGVRFWDPEVEIEAEDVTIAFERGRPVTINGKEFGSAVDLVLEANEIGGRHGLGMSDQIENRIIEAKSRGIYEAPGMALLFHAYERLVAAIHNEDTLAAYHNDGRRLGRLLYEGRWLDPQALMLRESLQRWVGTAVTGEVTLRLRRGEDYSILDTSGPALSYHPDKLSMERTEDSAFGPTDRIGQLTMRNLDIADSRAKLEQYATYGMVGTAHPALMDATQSSTSLIGALPEGGADAIASDGTAPEGDEFLDYAAMEAGTD, from the coding sequence ATGTCCAAGGTGCTCACTTCTCTGCCCGTCGGTGAACGCGTCGGGATCGCCTTCTCCGGCGGTCTCGACACCTCGGTTGCGGTTGCCTGGATGCGAGAGAAGGGAGCGGTGCCCTGCACGTACACCGCAGACATCGGCCAGTACGACGAATCGGACATCGCGTCGATCCCCGGCCGCGCCACGGAGTACGGATCCGAGGTGTCGCGCCTCGTCGACTGCCGGGCGGCGCTCGTCGAGGAGGGGCTCGCCGCGCTGACCTGCGGCGCGTTCCATCTGCGGGCCAGCGGGCGTACGTACTTCAACACCACGCCACTCGGCCGCGCTGTCACGGGCACGATGCTCGTGCGCGCGATGCTCGAGGACGACGTCCAGGTCTGGGGCGACGGCTCGACCTTCAAGGGCAACGACATCGAGCGGTTCTACCGGTACGGGCTACTCGCCAATCCGGCGCTTCGCATCTACAAACCGTGGCTGGACGCGGAGTTCGTCCACGAGCTCGGCGGTCGTACCGAGATGTCGGAGTGGCTCACGGCCCGTGACCTCCCGTACCGCGACAGCACCGAGAAGGCGTACTCCACCGACGCCAACATCTGGGGCGCGACGCATGAGGCCAAGGCGCTGGAGCACCTCAACGCCGGGATGGAGATCGTCGACCCGATCATGGGCGTCCGGTTCTGGGACCCCGAGGTCGAGATCGAGGCCGAAGACGTCACGATCGCGTTCGAGCGTGGCAGGCCGGTGACGATCAACGGCAAGGAGTTCGGCTCCGCGGTCGACCTCGTGCTCGAGGCCAACGAGATCGGTGGCCGGCACGGGCTCGGCATGTCCGACCAGATCGAGAACCGCATCATCGAGGCCAAGAGCCGCGGCATCTACGAGGCGCCCGGCATGGCCCTGCTCTTCCACGCGTACGAGCGGCTCGTCGCAGCCATTCACAACGAGGACACCCTCGCGGCGTACCACAACGACGGCCGACGGTTGGGTCGGCTCCTGTACGAGGGGCGCTGGCTCGACCCACAAGCGCTGATGCTGCGCGAGTCGCTGCAGCGGTGGGTCGGCACCGCGGTCACGGGTGAGGTGACGCTGCGGCTCCGGCGCGGTGAGGACTACTCGATCCTCGACACCTCCGGCCCCGCGCTCAGCTACCACCCGGACAAGCTGTCGATGGAGCGTACCGAGGACTCGGCGTTCGGTCCGACCGATCGCATCGGGCAGCTCACCATGCGCAACCTCGACATCGCCGACTCGCGCGCCAAGCTCGAGCAGTACGCGACGTACGGCATGGTCGGCACTGCGCATCCGGCGCTGATGGATGCCACCCAGTCGTCGACTTCGCTGATCGGCGCGCTGCCGGAGGGCGGCGCGGACGCAATCGCCTCCGACGGCACGGCGCCCGAGGGTGACGAGTTCCTGGACTACGCCGCAATGGAGGCGGGGACCGACTGA
- a CDS encoding bifunctional 4-hydroxy-2-oxoglutarate aldolase/2-dehydro-3-deoxy-phosphogluconate aldolase: MTAADLPSANGRSKLIAILRGGNGHHLETVATTLIASGIDCLEITTNTPGFEKALSTLRERYDDEVRLGLGTVRSVEHVSMATRLGAEFVVAPTTQLEVGRAAKDAGLEWYPGAMTPTEVETAWQAGADAVKVFPAAQAGGPAFVRALLAPLDDVRIIPTGGVDVENVTDYLRAGAAAVGVGSPLIADSLHTGDLDDVARRAEQFRLAVTEVAR; this comes from the coding sequence ATGACGGCCGCCGATCTCCCGTCGGCGAACGGTCGGTCGAAGCTGATCGCGATCCTTCGCGGCGGCAACGGTCACCATCTCGAGACGGTCGCCACCACACTGATCGCTTCCGGAATCGACTGCTTGGAGATCACCACCAACACGCCAGGTTTCGAGAAGGCGTTGTCGACGCTGCGCGAGCGGTACGACGACGAGGTCCGTCTCGGGCTCGGCACGGTCCGCTCTGTCGAGCACGTGTCGATGGCGACTCGGCTCGGAGCCGAGTTCGTCGTTGCACCGACGACCCAACTGGAGGTCGGGCGTGCCGCGAAGGATGCCGGACTCGAGTGGTACCCCGGCGCGATGACCCCGACGGAGGTCGAGACCGCTTGGCAGGCAGGTGCGGATGCCGTCAAGGTCTTTCCCGCAGCACAGGCGGGCGGTCCGGCCTTCGTACGCGCGTTGCTGGCGCCGCTCGACGACGTGCGAATCATCCCCACCGGCGGGGTCGACGTCGAGAACGTCACCGACTACCTTCGCGCGGGCGCCGCTGCGGTCGGCGTCGGGTCCCCGTTGATCGCAGACAGTCTGCACACCGGCGATCTGGACGATGTGGCACGCCGTGCCGAACAGTTCAGGCTGGCCGTTACGGAGGTTGCCCGATGA
- a CDS encoding helix-turn-helix domain-containing protein, with protein sequence MTTEEAAAAVGIRADTLRHYARSGHAPKPEHFGRMLMWNRKTMEEWQANRPGRGARTDLKKRSSD encoded by the coding sequence ATGACGACCGAAGAGGCGGCCGCCGCCGTCGGCATCAGGGCAGACACCTTGCGCCACTACGCCCGCAGCGGGCACGCGCCGAAGCCGGAGCATTTCGGGCGGATGCTGATGTGGAACCGCAAGACGATGGAGGAATGGCAGGCCAACAGGCCGGGGCGCGGTGCGCGTACCGACCTGAAGAAGCGCTCCTCGGACTGA
- a CDS encoding methionine/alanine import family NSS transporter small subunit — translation MNGDAVAMMIVAMVIIWGGLVAALVALNASDRRRRS, via the coding sequence ATGAACGGCGATGCGGTCGCGATGATGATCGTTGCCATGGTGATCATCTGGGGCGGTCTGGTGGCCGCCCTGGTCGCCCTGAACGCCTCGGACCGCCGACGCCGCAGTTAG
- a CDS encoding VOC family protein, producing MDSPALNPIRIARPTADLAAAERFWVEGVGLDVIWRTDDAELGPDEHRLVMIGWPQAAWHLELVDDPRSAQRSQPSEEDLLVIYLGAAIEPALERQITAAGGRRVSARNPYWDRWGVTFVDPDGYRLVLSHRTWAP from the coding sequence ATGGACTCTCCTGCGCTGAACCCGATCCGGATCGCACGACCGACCGCGGACTTGGCGGCCGCCGAGCGGTTCTGGGTGGAGGGTGTCGGGCTCGACGTCATCTGGCGTACCGACGATGCGGAGCTCGGACCCGATGAGCACCGCCTGGTCATGATCGGCTGGCCACAGGCGGCGTGGCATCTGGAGTTGGTCGATGACCCGCGGTCGGCCCAGCGCTCCCAGCCGTCCGAGGAGGATCTGCTGGTGATCTACCTCGGTGCCGCGATCGAACCGGCGCTGGAACGCCAGATCACAGCCGCAGGGGGCCGGCGGGTCAGCGCACGCAATCCGTATTGGGATCGCTGGGGTGTGACCTTCGTCGACCCGGACGGCTATCGGTTGGTACTGAGCCACCGCACGTGGGCGCCCTGA
- a CDS encoding aminotransferase class I/II-fold pyridoxal phosphate-dependent enzyme, which translates to MPRVTHTAEAMPRSGIRAIMDLAWSLDQPVIGLHVGEPSFDAPDHVVEAARRAYADGHTHYVPNAGIDALRTAIAAKITNLNGYETTPEQVTVSAGGAQALHLALSLTIGAGDEVLVPDPGWPNFAMSVELLQAKPVLYPLRPERSFRPDIDDLEQLVTERTKVLIVNTPSNPLGNVLDAASVESLVRFAERHDLWVLSDECYDALTFEPDHISPGRFDTDGRVLSAYSFSKTFAMTGVRVGYLRTPLEVAPTAAKLQEPMLACVNAPAQYAALAALEGTQAPVDEMRAAYASRRDAATERLDELGMGYLRPEGAFYLWIDVRDRVGDDTERWALSLLRERSVAVAPGTVFGPSGAGWARVSLASDTDALLEGLSRIGDHR; encoded by the coding sequence ATGCCTCGAGTAACACACACCGCTGAGGCGATGCCGCGATCCGGTATTCGCGCGATCATGGACCTCGCCTGGTCGCTCGACCAACCAGTGATCGGTCTGCACGTCGGCGAGCCCAGCTTCGACGCACCCGACCACGTGGTCGAGGCGGCGCGCCGCGCGTACGCAGACGGGCATACCCATTACGTACCGAACGCCGGCATCGACGCACTGCGTACCGCCATCGCCGCGAAGATCACGAACCTGAACGGGTACGAGACGACGCCGGAGCAGGTGACCGTCTCGGCCGGTGGTGCGCAGGCGCTCCATCTCGCGCTGTCGTTGACGATCGGCGCCGGCGACGAGGTCCTCGTACCCGATCCGGGTTGGCCGAACTTCGCCATGTCGGTCGAGCTCCTGCAGGCCAAGCCCGTGCTCTACCCACTGCGACCGGAGCGGTCGTTCCGACCCGACATCGACGACCTCGAGCAACTCGTCACCGAACGCACGAAGGTGCTCATCGTCAACACGCCTTCGAACCCGCTCGGAAACGTCTTGGACGCGGCCTCGGTCGAGTCACTCGTCCGGTTCGCGGAGCGCCACGACCTCTGGGTGCTCTCCGATGAGTGCTACGACGCCCTGACGTTCGAGCCCGACCACATCAGTCCGGGCCGGTTCGACACCGATGGTCGCGTCCTGTCGGCGTACAGCTTCTCGAAGACGTTCGCGATGACCGGTGTTCGCGTTGGCTACCTACGTACGCCGCTCGAGGTCGCGCCGACAGCGGCCAAGCTGCAGGAGCCGATGCTCGCCTGCGTCAACGCGCCCGCACAGTACGCGGCGCTCGCGGCGTTGGAGGGGACACAGGCGCCGGTCGACGAGATGCGTGCGGCCTATGCCAGCAGGCGAGATGCCGCAACCGAACGCCTGGACGAGCTGGGCATGGGATACCTCCGTCCGGAAGGCGCCTTCTATCTGTGGATCGACGTGCGAGACCGCGTCGGCGATGACACCGAGCGATGGGCGCTCAGCCTGCTGCGCGAGCGGTCCGTGGCGGTCGCACCGGGTACGGTCTTCGGCCCGTCCGGAGCAGGCTGGGCGCGTGTCTCGCTCGCCAGCGACACCGACGCGTTGCTCGAAGGACTGTCCCGGATCGGAGATCACCGATGA
- a CDS encoding CAP domain-containing protein, translating into MHSRKLAASALGATLAVTVVAPATTASSAGADERSSTAASASASASATKAREKRYERKVRVYTNKARARHDRKRLKKNKCVDKFANTWARKMARRQELEHQSLGPIARKCNLRMVGENIAYGYPSGKAVVRGWMNSPGHRANILRRGYRLLGVGMARDKNGRPWASQVFGRR; encoded by the coding sequence ATGCATTCCCGAAAGCTCGCCGCGTCCGCGCTCGGCGCGACCCTCGCCGTCACCGTCGTCGCACCCGCGACCACTGCATCGTCGGCAGGTGCCGACGAACGGTCGTCCACCGCAGCGTCGGCGTCGGCGTCGGCGTCGGCGACCAAGGCTCGCGAGAAGCGGTACGAACGTAAGGTCCGCGTGTACACGAACAAGGCGCGTGCTCGCCACGACCGCAAGCGCCTGAAGAAGAACAAGTGTGTCGACAAGTTCGCCAACACCTGGGCCCGCAAGATGGCGCGGCGACAGGAACTCGAACACCAGTCGCTCGGCCCGATCGCACGTAAGTGCAACCTGCGAATGGTCGGCGAGAACATCGCGTACGGCTATCCGAGCGGGAAGGCCGTCGTACGGGGCTGGATGAACTCGCCCGGCCATCGGGCGAACATCCTGCGTCGCGGTTACCGGCTCCTCGGCGTCGGCATGGCGCGGGACAAGAACGGTCGACCGTGGGCATCGCAGGTGTTCGGACGACGCTGA
- a CDS encoding ABC transporter permease: MTFARECFIVFRRQLRMNLRNPAWVIIGALQPILYLLLFGPLLEPLVTEFGAQNAYTFFVPGLLVQLGMFGAFFAGFSLIGEWREGVIEAERVTPASRTALLVGRLCRDLLQLLVQALLLVVLGYIMGMDASIAGMVLGVLLTMLIGGACAAASNALALTTKSEDVMAPVVNMVMMPVLLLSGIFLPMTIGPQWLQTASDFMPIKHVVDAVRGAFGGDFGTGDLMAGTLWSLGLFAVALWWGTRTFRKENA, from the coding sequence GTGACTTTCGCGCGCGAGTGCTTCATCGTCTTCCGCCGTCAGTTGCGGATGAACCTCCGCAACCCCGCCTGGGTGATCATCGGCGCGTTGCAGCCGATCCTCTACCTGTTGCTGTTCGGTCCGCTGCTGGAGCCGTTGGTCACCGAGTTCGGTGCACAGAACGCCTACACCTTCTTCGTACCCGGTCTGTTGGTGCAACTCGGGATGTTCGGTGCGTTCTTCGCCGGCTTCAGCCTGATCGGCGAATGGCGTGAGGGCGTCATCGAAGCCGAGCGAGTCACTCCCGCCTCCCGAACGGCACTGCTCGTCGGGCGGCTGTGCCGTGATCTGCTTCAGCTGCTCGTACAAGCCCTGCTCCTGGTGGTGCTCGGCTACATCATGGGCATGGACGCATCGATTGCCGGCATGGTGCTCGGCGTACTGCTGACGATGCTGATCGGCGGCGCATGCGCAGCCGCATCGAACGCGCTCGCGCTGACCACCAAGAGCGAGGACGTCATGGCGCCGGTCGTCAACATGGTGATGATGCCGGTCCTGCTGCTGTCCGGCATCTTCTTGCCCATGACGATCGGGCCGCAGTGGCTGCAGACCGCGAGCGACTTCATGCCGATCAAGCACGTCGTCGATGCCGTACGAGGTGCGTTCGGTGGCGATTTCGGCACCGGCGACCTGATGGCGGGCACGCTGTGGAGCCTCGGCCTGTTCGCTGTTGCGCTGTGGTGGGGTACGCGTACCTTCCGCAAGGAGAACGCCTAA